Proteins co-encoded in one Pseudoliparis swirei isolate HS2019 ecotype Mariana Trench chromosome 7, NWPU_hadal_v1, whole genome shotgun sequence genomic window:
- the plcxd3 gene encoding PI-PLC X domain-containing protein 3 isoform X1 — MASSHGRSDMRFADWMSSLPQSMHCTPLTNLSIPGSHDSFSFYIDETSPVGPEQPETVQNFVSVFGTVAKKLMRKWLATQTMNFTSQLEAGVRFFDLRISTKPRDPDNELFFAHGLFSATVREGLEQISGFLSSHAREVVFLDFNHFYGVSAVHVGKGLPGARLLPPPHGPGGALPVAGADDALSLGQHHRPREAGAVSPGVCHRPPEEGDLLCLPGGSDTQGQHGDEGRGERTERDNHRKGLTGHDAVDQIAETRGERHQHHHG; from the exons ATGGCTTCGTCTCACGGGAGAAGCGACATGCGCTTTGCAGACTGGATGTCAAGTTTGCCGCAGAGCATGCACTGTACCCCGCTCACCAACCTGTCTATTCCCG GTTCCCACGATTCCTTCAGTTTCTACATCGACGAGACATCCCCAGTCGGACCCGAGCAGCCGGAGACGGTGCAGAACTTTGTCTCCGTTTTTGGCACGGTGGCCAAGAAACTAATGAGGAAGTGGTTAGCGACGCAGACGATGAACTTCACCAGCCAACTGGAGGCCGGGGTCCGCTTCTTTGACCTGCGCATCTCCACCAAGCCCCGCGACCCAGACAACGAGCTGTTCTTCGCCCACGGGCTCTTCAGCGCCACG GTCAGAGAAGGCCTCGAGCAGATCAGCGGTTTCCTGTCGTCTCATGCCAGAGAGGTTGTGTTCCTGGACTTCAACCATTTCTACG GTGTCTCTGCAGTACATGTGGGAAAAGGACTACCAGGTGCTCGTCTTCTACCACCACCCCATGGCCCTGGAGGTGCCCTTCCTGTGGCCGGGGCAGATGATGCCCTCTCCCTGGGCCAACACCACCGACCCAGAGAAGCTGGTGCAGTTTCTCCAGGCGTCTGTCACCGACCGCCG GAGGAAGGGGACCTTCTTTGTCTCCCAGGTGGTTCTGACACCCAAGGCCAGCACGGTGATGAAGGGCGTGGCGAGCGGACTGAGAGAGACAATCACAGAAAG GGCCTTACCGGGCATGATGCAGTGGATCAGATCGCAGAGACCCGGGGAGAGCGGCATCAACATCATCACGGCTGA
- the plcxd3 gene encoding PI-PLC X domain-containing protein 3 isoform X2, with amino-acid sequence MASSHGRSDMRFADWMSSLPQSMHCTPLTNLSIPGSHDSFSFYIDETSPVGPEQPETVQNFVSVFGTVAKKLMRKWLATQTMNFTSQLEAGVRFFDLRISTKPRDPDNELFFAHGLFSATVREGLEQISGFLSSHAREVVFLDFNHFYGIQNMHHEKLVSMLKEVFGDKLCPVVFAQEVSLQYMWEKDYQVLVFYHHPMALEVPFLWPGQMMPSPWANTTDPEKLVQFLQASVTDRRRKGTFFVSQVVLTPKASTVMKGVASGLRETITERALPGMMQWIRSQRPGESGINIITADFVELGEFISAVITLNYHLDDEDDDYAT; translated from the exons ATGGCTTCGTCTCACGGGAGAAGCGACATGCGCTTTGCAGACTGGATGTCAAGTTTGCCGCAGAGCATGCACTGTACCCCGCTCACCAACCTGTCTATTCCCG GTTCCCACGATTCCTTCAGTTTCTACATCGACGAGACATCCCCAGTCGGACCCGAGCAGCCGGAGACGGTGCAGAACTTTGTCTCCGTTTTTGGCACGGTGGCCAAGAAACTAATGAGGAAGTGGTTAGCGACGCAGACGATGAACTTCACCAGCCAACTGGAGGCCGGGGTCCGCTTCTTTGACCTGCGCATCTCCACCAAGCCCCGCGACCCAGACAACGAGCTGTTCTTCGCCCACGGGCTCTTCAGCGCCACG GTCAGAGAAGGCCTCGAGCAGATCAGCGGTTTCCTGTCGTCTCATGCCAGAGAGGTTGTGTTCCTGGACTTCAACCATTTCTACGGTATACAGAACATGCACCATGAAAAACTGGTGTCCATGTTAAAAGAGGTGTTTGGGGACAAACTCTGCCCAGTCGTCTTCGCTCAGGAG GTGTCTCTGCAGTACATGTGGGAAAAGGACTACCAGGTGCTCGTCTTCTACCACCACCCCATGGCCCTGGAGGTGCCCTTCCTGTGGCCGGGGCAGATGATGCCCTCTCCCTGGGCCAACACCACCGACCCAGAGAAGCTGGTGCAGTTTCTCCAGGCGTCTGTCACCGACCGCCG GAGGAAGGGGACCTTCTTTGTCTCCCAGGTGGTTCTGACACCCAAGGCCAGCACGGTGATGAAGGGCGTGGCGAGCGGACTGAGAGAGACAATCACAGAAAG GGCCTTACCGGGCATGATGCAGTGGATCAGATCGCAGAGACCCGGGGAGAGCGGCATCAACATCATCACGGCTGACTTCGTGGAGCTCGGAGAGTTCAT